The sequence TGCCTTCCAGCTGGAACAACATAGCCCCAAAAGCCTGGCCTACCTCAAAGGCGTGGGATCTGCCATGGAAAAAATCCACCATAGCACCGAACTTTCCCAAACAGGAGATTGCATCGTTTCGGCTTCAAAGGATGCTTTTAAAAATTTCCCCAAAGAAAATATCGACCTGATCATCGGACATTTTCCAGGTACAAAACTGGGAGATTTAGCAGAAAAAACGGCCTACGAAAGCATATTTGGCGAGGTCCCTTATACGCTTTCAAATAAATGGAAGATCGGACACTCCTTGGGGGCCAGCCTGGCGGCCAATCTGGACTTGGCCATTCATATCCTTCAGCATCAGGAGCTGCCCAAACTACCTGCATACATCCAACAAAACACACCTCCTCCCACCACCATAAAAAACATTCTGATCACAGCTCTAGGGTTCGGCGGACAGGCCATCTGTGCGGTCGTGGGAAAGTAAGCGGTATGGAGTATGCATTTAGGCAGGATCATGAGCCGTGAGCGTGACGCAAACGTTAAGTTCGATACCTTTACCCGAAATCCTCGCACCTTGCCACCTCCCACAGGCCCAAGACGATGGCTCACTACTTCAGTTTATCGTTGTTCCTGTGGCGGTCCTTGTCCCGGATATTTTTCTTTTCGAAGTTCTTTTCCAAGGCCTTGGTGAGGTCCACGCCTGTTTGATTGGCCAGACACATCAGCACCCATAGGACATCGGCCATTTCATCACCAAGATCCTTGTCCTTATCACTTTCTTTGAAAGATTGCTCTCCGTATTTTCTTGCCATGA comes from Echinicola vietnamensis DSM 17526 and encodes:
- a CDS encoding nucleotide pyrophosphohydrolase, with amino-acid sequence MTIEEAQAQVDDWIKTVGVRYFNELTNMAILTEEVGELARIMARKYGEQSFKESDKDKDLGDEMADVLWVLMCLANQTGVDLTKALEKNFEKKNIRDKDRHRNNDKLK